In the genome of Mytilus edulis chromosome 3, xbMytEdul2.2, whole genome shotgun sequence, one region contains:
- the LOC139515251 gene encoding uncharacterized protein, which yields MAIRELGKINSYSNNVPIKRKFEIWKEEENPETFISPLGKMYQQTEDMRDTELVDINKIEPQYEYQGLVSVIRAPDYWRNIGSSKSRTTAQIEVGKQIISEQLKSQTPNTAVAFTDGSCLGNPGPCGAGAIIYINNQEEKLKRPVSNKGSILLAELIAIKVVLDYIESFSKQQIDTLTLFSDSQTALGILTLNWKSDSYHQTINEIKGKIKNLNEHGILINLNWTPGHANIKGNDEADSLAKEAAKEAESLAVDDIVFTKQDVKKAARNSVTKKWQRRWENSNAGRHYFRFHPEVKNKVKKDYPSKKMYNIINSLRTGYSKLNAYQFIINQHINSETCDHCKEKENVQHYLFECDLYSDARDKLFHQIYFITGQIPTDLDDLLTINLPNAENISQLLAEYIEETNRFSV from the coding sequence ATGGCCATCAGAGAATTAGGAAAAATTAATTCATACAGTAATAATGTcccaattaaaagaaaatttgaaatttggaaaGAGGAAGAAAATCCAGAAACATTTATATCACCATTAGGAAAAATGTATCAACAAACAGAAGACATGAGAGATACAGAATTAGTTGATATAAACAAGATAGAACCACAGTATGAATACCAAGGTCTGGTATCGGTCATTAGAGCCCCCGACTACTGGCGTAACATAGGCAGCTCAAAATCAAGAACAACAGCCCAAATAGAGGTAGGGAAACAAATTATCTCTGAACAACTCAAATCTCAAACACCAAACACAGCAGTTGCTTTTACAGATGGGTCATGTTTAGGAAATCCAGGCCCCTGCGGTGCAGGAGCTATAATTTACATTAATAATcaagaagaaaaattaaaaagaccgGTCTCTAACAAAGGATCAATCTTGCTAGCTGAACTAATAGCCATAAAAGTTGTACTCGATTACATAGAATCTTTttcaaaacagcaaattgatacTTTAACTTTATTTTCGGACAGTCAGACCGCATTAGGTATCTTAACTCTTAATTGGAAAAGTGACAGCTATCATCAAACCATTAAcgaaatcaaagggaaaataaaaaatttaaatgaacatGGAATCTTAATAAACTTAAACTGGACACCAGGACATGCCAACATAAAAGGAAATGATGAGGCAGACTCCCTGGCAAAAGAAGCTGCTAAAGAAGCAGAATCACTAGCAGTTGATGACATAGTGTTTACAAAACAAGATGTAAAAAAAGCAGCTAGAAATTCTGTTACAAAAAAATGGCAACGCAGATGGGAAAACAGTAATGCTGGACGTCATTATTTCAGATTTCATCCTgaagttaaaaataaagtaaaaaaagactacccgtcaaaaaaaatgtacaacataATAAACAGTTTACGAACAGGTTATTCTAaattaaatgcataccaatttaTAATAAACCAGCACATCAACTCGGAAACCTGTGATCActgcaaagaaaaagaaaatgtacaaCACTACCTTTTTGAATGTGACCTGTATTCAGATGCCAGAgacaaattatttcatcaaatatactTCATAACAGGACAAATTCCAACAGATTTAGACGATTTATTAACAATCAATTTGCCAAATGCAGAAAATATCAGTCAACTATTAGCGGAGTACATAGAGGAAACAAACCGTTTTAgtgtataa